The sequence GAGAGAAACAGGTTccaggcggcgacgatgtGCTTGATGGGGAGGCTGATCTGCCGGCGAGCTAGGAGGTCTGGCAAATAGAACACCGCCAGCAGGTAGAGTACCGTCGCATACGCCGGGTAGTCGGGGTAGCTATCGAGGAAGTTGCGGCCATTCTCCGCGCTGAACCGGCGAGGGCGGTAGTTGATCCAGTCCCACGCAGCCCGCAGCGTCTCCATCGTGCGAGAAGCGAGCACACGCCAACAAGTAGGATGGGATCGAGAGGACAGCGAGGGACGACAGCGGTGCTCCAGGCCCTCAGTTCCTCCCTCCGTACACAGGGGATGAAGGGCGCTCAAGGGTGTCGTGCTGGAGAGAGTCgcacaaggaggaggggcagcgcTTCCAAGAAAGTGAACCCTCAGAAGGATACAGAAAGCGAAGCGATAGATGGGCGCCagacgaagaggacgagagagTGAAGCGAGTATGCACGTGCTCCAGCGTGTGCTTGGGCAATGCTTGGCGGCTGTTGTGCACAGGGGGAAGGTGGGAGGGGGTAAGGAAGGCGCGGGGATGATAATGGAGAGGCCAGGCGGTACACATGAACAGCGACCGCACCAATCAACAAGGGCGAATGCGGCGACGCTTCCTTTGAGGGGGACCGAACACCTGAGAGTGCGAGAAAAGCGGGGAGATGGGTGGAGAGGCGCACTCTCCGTCTTGGCGAGTCTGTCTGTTCGAGCCTGCGGGCGAAGGGCGAGCGGGTGAGGGGTGCTGCTTGCTCTGAGTGGGATGTCGAACcagacgtgtgcgcgcgtgtgtcaACACAAAAGGGCATGCAAAACTGCGCGACGGGGCTCAGACAACAAATAGAGAGCAGTGAAGAAGTCGTGGATGGACAGGGAACACGAGTAGCGAGGTAGGGCGtggaaaagagagacggaggtgCGACCACACAACTGGCGTGCACGTGAGAGTGCGTGGGCTCTGCTCCAAGGCTGTTCTCATCCCCGTGAAGGTGTGCTCTGTCGGGTCCACGACCCAGCAAGCAGATGAGCGCACGCTTGCTTCGCACAGAAGCTCCGGGGAAGAACGGCATGAGGCGGAGATGCCGTGGTGGATGCCCCACGAACGGAGATGCTTCCAAGACTCATTTTGTTTCTCTTCGCGTTCACCCTATCAGGCGTATTTTCCTTGTTTCCGGCTCAGTGGCTGGGGCGCTGCTCCACTACCCCGTCAAACAAACACGCGTCCCGATGCGCGCACACCTACTGGAGTCCCCAGTGCGAACAGGAGCGACgagtgaggggggaggaggggaagggaggggaggggggaggacgGATTCCggcatgcacgcgtgcattCAAGCGTGCGTGTCTGGGTGTGGGCAAGCACCCGGTGCTatgcgcatacacacgctGAACGGCGTTCGCAGCAGTGaccacacacatacgcacacaacaGAGGAGACCGCGGCAAGAGCAACGACGGAGGGCCGGCGTGGCAGAAAAGGGGATGGGAAAAAGGGGTGGTGATGGCTGGGAATGATGCCCTGCCTCGATGGCGGCACCCCGCTCCCCGTGCATCGGGAGAAGGGATCGCAGGGATGAAGGACAACGGACGCGGAAAGACGACAGGGATGGCGGGAGAGCGCACCTCTCATCACCACAGCAAccacaaacacgcgcacatacacgcatgcgTACACTAGGACGGACAGACGCTGAGGTAGACCTCGCCCATGCGCTCCTTTTACACACAGACCGAAACGAGCAGACACCACGCGTGCcggagcgcgctgcgcaggtgcactTCGAtcgcagcaacaacagcaacaaaacgTGAAACGCGACGGGAGAATGAGTGGTGGGGGAagcgaggggagaggaggggtgcgCGTGGCGAAGCTATACACATGCGCACAATAAAATCACCACAAAACAGAGCAACCAAGAAGGAGAGCAACGAAcaagggaggagaaggacacGAACGGGGCGAGGGACAAACACGGCCCATCGTGCcccacacctgcacacacacacacatacacacatatgcgAAGAGAGCTGCCACCCACCAAGCGACCGGCGACACGGCGCCGGTCGCCCACTCGCCGCCAGAAACGGCGAAGGCAACCATCAGGGGGCGAGAAAAGTTCGCCACAGCGGAGGCGAAAATGAGAAAAATGCGTCGCAACGACAACACTTGGCTCAGCACCACCTttatatgtatatgtgtacaTGCAtgtaatatatatatatatatattccGCGGCGCATGCAGGCCCGACTCAAAACTCgagatgagagagagagggagtaaGAGCCGGTCGGCCACACACGCCAAAACACAATGACCACCCGTCACGATGGGCTTACGGTAAAGAACGGAGACGGAAAACGTACaaagaagggaaagagggggagggaccCTTGCGGAgttggggaggggagagcgcGAAGGGAAAACAGAAGGCAGGCACGCaaagaggtggagagaggaggagagacacGTGTGCACACACTGCCGTTGACCGTCTTGCATGCCGATGCAGCAGATTCCGTCGCCGCTATGCGTGTTCGTGTGCGCGTCGTTGCGCCAACGTTGAGCATGCCTTGTGGTTTCcccttgcgcgcgcgcacacacacacacgcggaaAAAAAATAGTGAAGAGAATACCGAAAGCAGCGCGGAACGTTGGAAATACACCCGTGAAGAGAGGAAGCATACATCAAGACgcggggagagaagggaacgAGCGAACGAGGCAACAAAACATCAGCggcctccacacacacacacacacaacgaaTAATGCGAGGAAGGGCAATAAAGACGCCGTTACATGGGCCAGCGACGCCGAGTTGGCAAAGGGAGACTCACCAGACACACGAGGAtagcgacgacggcgacgctccgcgcgcgtgtgcagcgcaGATGATGACGGGCTTCCTGGGGGCTCATGCAGCCATAAACAGAGGAATAACGGGAGAGAGCCGCAGAGCGACtggcaggaggcggaggggggaggggcttgTGCACAATGCGCAACAGCTGAGGTGTTTGCGGTGCGCATCGCTTCGCCCTCCTGCCCTTTCCCTCCTTCGCCCGCTGAGCAGCCCCCATCCTCTGTCTGCACGCTTCCCTATCCAGATGACACCTGTGCAACGGACCATGTGCCACTACGCCGCCGTGGGCTtcgcgccggcgacggcggggGTGGTGACGCCATTGCCGTTCATCTCGCCTTTGAACTTGCCCTCcctcgcctgctgctccttgcGCGCCAGCACGAGGCTGTTCTCGTGTACGCGCTTGTCCAGGTACAGCTCCTTGAACAGCACCGCGAACAGCACGCAGTAGCTGCCATACATCAGCATGCCCATGCGCATACATGTTGGGTCGCTGTCACAGCCCCAGAACCGGTCAGACATGTCGAACGCGGGCACctgcgacgccagcgcgccaGTCGTCACGACGCTCTTCGCGTTGCAGTACGCGTGGTAGGCGTTGCTGAGCACCACCTCGAAGAGCTTGAAGAAGAGCGTGTTGCTGTACTCGGGGCCCAGCCAGTACTGGAAGTACGTGTACACGGTGATGTACATGCCAATGAAcatctgcagcacctgcagcagcgtgatCACCGGCGCGAAGGGGCGAATCGACTTGCGCAGCCCCATCATGACGAGGAAGTAGTAGAAGTACATGAAGGAGTGCACGAAGTAGTTCATGGCGCAGAAGACGATGCCGCTCGGGATGAGCACGTATGAGGCATGCCAACAGTAGATGGCGGTGACGATGTGGTGGTACCAGTGCAGAAAGGAGACGggcttgcgctgcagcacgaggaAGAGCGTGTCGAGCAGCTCGGGTGTCTTGAGGTACATGAACATGGCCACACTAAAGCCAGCGGAGCCGTCATAGTTCTTGTCCAGAAGCTGGTGCGTGTATGTCGCGATGCGGGGGTTGTGCTTGTGGATGTTACTGTGGTCGAAGGCGCCATCCGGGCTTGGGGCGTAGTAATCGTTGCGGAGTTGTTTGCCCCCGAAGTTCTCCGAGTGACGCACGGACAgctgcgcgcagcacgtcgcGTGGAAGCCTTTTTCGATCCAGATCGCGTGAAAGAGGTTCTGCACACAGTAATAGGAGCCGAACACCGACACAAGAGACAGGGCAAGGTTCCAGGCAGCGACGAGGTACGTGATGTCAAACTTCCACCCACGCCGCTCAATCAGCCCAGGAAGGAAGAAGACGATGATGAGGTACAGCAGGGCGGCGTAGAGCGGGTAGTCGGGTGCGGCGTCAAGGAAGTTGCGCGCAGAACTGCCCTTGAAGCTGGCTGGAGTGTTGATCCACTCCATGGCCCATTCGTAGAGGGAGGACATGACTGGAAAAGCGGGGGAGTTGATGCGTTACGTGCGACTTCTActcttgcgtgcgtgcgtgcgcgtgtgtgcggaggATGCTGAGCGGAGGGATGTGAAGAGCAGCGAACCCTgaaggagggaaagggacggggtgggggaggaaagaaaaagagagtATGACCGAGATGAACCACTTGTGCGGGGCAGAGGTGTGAGTTcgatgggtgggtgggctgGGAGTAGgtgagaaggggagaggagggcgctGGGAAAAGGCAATTGTCGGCGACAGGATGTATGATAAGACCAAAAGACAAGTAGAGAATAAAGCTAAAGAGGGCgaagaacacacacacacacagaggaaagggcgaaaaaaaaaagctacAAAACAGTAGCAGAGGTTGAGGATCGTCTCGAAACGCATCCAGCCCCCCCAAAAAGCTTTTTTTCGACACCGATATGTGGTATATAaacctctctcccctctctgcagagaaaaaagagagagccTCGCGAGGTTTCCGAAATGCGACTCAGAACCAGACGAAAAGCACCTCGCCAACGACAGCGCCAGGTAGAAGAAACAGGGCAGCTGGGAGGGGGCAAGGGAATGGCGGatgagaagggagggggggaggaggcgttgGTGGCGGTTGAGCTGCCTGCACACAAGAGGGTTTGCACACCAGCTTGTGTGACCTGCGCACAGATGGGATGGAAAAAatgaagaggggaggggaagggggaaggatTCTCTTGCGCGTTCGCCGCTCTGCGCTTCGCGGAGGTGGCGTTTCGCTGATATTTTTTTGTGGTCGTGTTTTCGAAATGCTTATGCGTGTGATGAGGCGgcgaaagggggagggctcTGGTCGAGAGAAGGACTTTCGTGGACGTGCCGAGTGGCGACACGGAGGCGAACAGACAGGGAGAGTCCTGGAGGGAGAGTACGAGGAGAGCGCAATGGtttacacacacaaacacatacacacacacacacacacacatacacgcgtgATGCAACCCCGATGATTTACGACGATACGCAGAGCGATGGGGATGCGAGCACAGCtgctctctttcccttttcaACCTGATGGGTTGGGGGAAGGGAAGTCATTCTGCCTTCCCTCGTTCTACTTTTCCGGTGTTTGCAGTGAAGTCACGCAAGCACTtttcgcagcggcgccgacttTGATGCCACATTTTTcgtttcgtttttgttttcggttaatttttttttttcgttgttaGAGGGTCGTTTACCGCCCACTTTTTGCACTgcactgcacacgcacacacacacacacacacgcacacgcatccaTAAACGCACGCAGATGTTAGATTGAGTGTTCGCTTTTTCCTCCTCTGCTTCTGCGTTTCATCATCTCGCCACCGCGAAGCTTCACCCATTTTCTCTCCACCCTCGTCAGTTCCGCAGCAGgtaaaacaaagaaaaaagtgGCGGCCACGACCGGCAACGCTATGGAAGACTGTCGttcttggcggcggcgctgccgactAAACAGAGATTCCATAAGCCCGCGCACCGCACTCGACATAGCCTTGAGGGACAGGCCACAGGCGGCCATCTCATTAACCAAAAGCcaccaacaacaacgaaaaatAAGGCTCGAGCGGGAGAAAGAGTGCAGGCtcgggcagctgcgcaagtgGAGGTATGGGAACGGGCATTCGCGCAGGAGTCCTTTGTGCTCCCCCTTCTCACTTCTCCGCTTGTGAGGGTAGGAGCCACAGATGCCTCCCAACGgacacccacaccccacacGCCGGCACGCGCCCACGAATCGGTACATATGCTTTCATGATGAAGCTGCGGCATTGCCTTCGACATGtccatcgtcgccgctcacgcacgcacgcactcgcaccCAGAGAGCATgagggaaaagagaaagagaaaggaacAAGAGCGCGAAAACAAACACAAGTGGGAAAACAATCGAAGTAAAACAAGCCACCCGTATACATGTACATACATGcgcgtacgcacacacatggctGATCACGCAGCAAAGAGAAAgaacacacgcagacagacagcgggagggggaggggggtggggagacTTGCCGACAACGTGCAACGAACAATCCGAAACAGAGACGCGAGGACGAGTGTGGTGAGGAGGGCGAAAGCAAGACGGCAGCGCGTATGAGTGCACCGTGAACCGCCGACCTGAGTCACGGAACgaggaaacacacacacacacacacacatgcactcTAAAGGGCGCGATGGGGGGGGGACTGCTGGACGTTTGGAGGGCGCATCCCATTGGGCACGCGCCGGAAGGCGACTTCTTTTCCTcccattttttttgttgctgttgttgttgcctcTACAAAAAGAGGGGGCCGCGCATGAGCGGCGTGTGGGTTGCGACGTTTGGTCGGTCTCTCTGTGTACGCCTGGCTACCAATGGACAGCCACTCTTCCAGCTGTGCCACTGCTTTTCGTTCGACTGCACAGgctcagcgccgcggcgagagAGGCCACTGCCACGACGcccctacacacacgctcataaaagcacacacacacgcacacacacacacttctaCAATCACCCACATACGCTGAGAAGCACTCGAGCACACGCATTCATGGACACAAGGCAAACAACAACCAACAAGATAAGAATGCGAACACTTATGATTAAAACTGAGaagcaaaaacaaacaaacaaaaaagagggaggtaGGGAGACTGAGGaaggtgtgtgggtgtgggtatGTGGGAGAGAGTTAGAGAAAGAATCAGCGGCCGAGgacatgcgcatgcacacaaacgcattcgaaaaacaaacaagaacccctcacccccccaaagaaaaaaaaagtgatGAGGAAGAACGGATTCTCAAAGAGCACGCATAGAATCACCAGCTCACTGCATCGAAGACGTGAGGAGAGCGATGCGAGCGGACGAAGAGAAATTACTTACCGTGATGCGTGCGAACAAGAGGGCAAAACAGAGAGATAAATTCACGCAGGGGAGGGATGAGGGATGAGGGAGgtaagagagggagatgtgCTGACGTCGCGCCATTcccgccccccacccacccataCATAAAAAAGTGTCCATATTTCCTACCGAAGATTTGCCTGCAATCATAGAAAAAAGCGCTGGACGAGTGGCGAAGGCGATTTGTAGACGCGAGGGGGTTCCCCATTccccatttttttttgctagCCTGCCATAGACGGTGCCGCCAAACGTGTCGGACGTTGCCAGGTAGAG comes from Leishmania infantum JPCM5 genome chromosome 14 and encodes:
- a CDS encoding beta-ketoacyl-CoA synthase; protein product: MEWINTPASFKGSSARNFLDAAPDYPLYAALLYLIIVFFLPGLIERRGWKFDITYLVAAWNLALSLVSVFGSYYCVQNLFHAIWIEKGFHATCCAQLSVRHSENFGGKQLRNDYYAPSPDGAFDHSNIHKHNPRIATYTHQLLDKNYDGSAGFSVAMFMYLKTPELLDTLFLVLQRKPVSFLHWYHHIVTAIYCWHASYVLIPSGIVFCAMNYFVHSFMYFYYFLVMMGLRKSIRPFAPVITLLQVLQMFIGMYITVYTYFQYWLGPEYSNTLFFKLFEVVLSNAYHAYCNAKSVVTTGALASQVPAFDMSDRFWGCDSDPTCMRMGMLMYGSYCVLFAVLFKELYLDKRVHENSLVLARKEQQAREGKFKGEMNGNGVTTPAVAGAKPTAA